The segment CTCAACATTGCGAACAAAGATCTTTTTCTCAGGAAGGCGATTGTGCATACGGATGAAGTTGAAATAGAAAGCATGGCAGTCTTCCGTGGTGTTTAAATAGAAGTACTCTGTTAAAGCTTGAGCATCGACATCATAATATTTCACTTCCAAACGAGCGTTGCCCTTTTTATCGTAGCTACTTTCAAAGCTCATAGATTCCACCCGCATGACGTGGGCGTCTTTCAGTGACATCGCCTCTTTTAGCTTCTTATCGTTGTCGACCAGTAAATTCTGGCAGGCACCACAGCTTCTGGCTGCGATATCATTTTCCTCGCCGCATTTATCACATTTTTTAAAGCGAAAACGAAAACCACACTCTTCCACTTCCCGAGTTACGGGGTCTTCGAAAGCCCCTTTGCATTTTCTGCCAAAATGCTCGACCAGAGCGCCATCATGATCGACCAGGCCCCAAAAGTTATTAACCACACCACAGGAAGGGCAGCTGACTTCGACCATCACTGATTCACTGCTAGGTTTGTTTTGGCCAATCTCTGGTGAAAACAAGTCGTGCCCCTGTCCTGTGTAGTCCAAAATCAAACAATCACTTTTGCCTGGGCTCAGGCGCAGACCTCGCCCGATAATTTGCTGATACAAGCTCACTGATTCTGTGGGCCTTAAGATCGCAATGACATCGACATGAGGAGCATCAAAACCCGTGGTTAAAACAGAGACATTCACCAGGTACTTTAGTTTTTGCTGTTTAAAAGCTTCAATGATTTCATCTCGCTCTTCATCAGCAGTCTCGCCCACCACTAAAGCGGACACATAGGGCGGCAGGCATTTCATAATTTCAATGGCATGGTTGACGGAACTGGTGAAGATCATCACACCCTTACGCTCTTCCGACATTTCTATGATGTTCTTTATAATCAACGGCGTAATACGTTTTTGATCTTTAAGAAGCGCTTCCACTTGGGCCGTGACAAAGCTGGTGCCGTTCAGCTTAAGACTGGAAAAGTCATAACAGGCCACCGGTGAATCAATTTTTATCGGTGGCGTGAGGAACTTATTTTTAATCATATAGCGAATCGACAACTCAAAGATGCACTTCTTAAAAAACCGCTCTGCCGATGTCTGCAACATCTTCTTATGGCTGTTGAATTGATAGATCCAGCCAAGTCCCAAGCGATAAGGAGTCGCCGTCAAACCGAGAATGCACAATTCGGGATTGGCCTTCTGCAATTTTGATATCACTTGAAAATACTGGGTATCACCCTCGACGGAAACGCGATGGCATTCATCAATCACCAGCAACGAGAAGCTTTCAAAAAAATCCTCTGAAGCACGCGCAATTGATTGAATGCTGCCGAAAATAACTTTTTGATTTGCATCCTTCCGATTCAGGCCCGCCGAATAGATCCCCGCTTCAAGACCAAAGGACATATATTTAGCATGATTTTGCTCGACGAGTTCGCGAACATGGGCCAAAACCAGAACACGCCCTTTGGCAAGTCGAGCCAGTTCCGCAATGACCAAGCTCTTTCCCGCACCTGTCGGCAAGACAATCACCGCCGGGGTTTTCTCTTCCCGAAAGTGCTTGAGCGTCGCATTGACGGCTTCCTGTTGATAAGGGCGAAGTTGATAAGTCGTGGTCACGGTCATAAGCATAAATACTTACCAAAATCGCGCACTGATTTGTACTGATTCGTAGCACCTTTATAAATCTTAAGTTAGCCTATTGCGGTGAGTTTAGATTCCTTAAAAAGTTCATTATTCATATTCTCTGTTTTCGGAGCGTTACTCTGCTTGGCGCCTCATCGTGCGCATGCCGGATTCGGCGAAGTGAAATGCTATATCGTGGCCAACTGCGGAAGCAGTTTCGGTGGGGGCTATTCCGGCAACCCGTCCACGGGCAGCCAGATCAAAATCAATCCCTCTTCCGTGCCAACAGAAAAAGGATTTGGAATCGAAGCACTTTTTTTCAAGGACAGTCCCGACTTTGCCTTTGTGCAGGGATTGGGGCGCGTCGGCGCTGCGATCTCCCCTTCCAATAGTGAGGAGACCTTCTTTGGCCCGCCGGGATTTGAATCAATGTCCGATCTTTTCTATAGAAAAGAAGAGAAGGAAAAGTATCCCAACCAGAAAATCACTTTAGCGACAGCCTTCAATCTTTTTGAAAAGACCGGCTCGGTCTTGGGTCGATACTCCCTAAAGCTGGGTTTAATGGGTAAATACAATAAGCTGACCAACAATGTCAGCCCTGGCGGAGGATTGAGTGGCGTTCTCGGTCCGCTCTATTTCGGATATTCGATCTATGATGACGAAGTAAAGTTAGAACAAAGTTATGACGGCAACGATCCCACAAAACCCATCAAGTACCAGGTGCGAACCTATAACCTCGGTCTTTTTCTCAACTCACTGATTCTGGATTACTCTAATCTTCGTATGCAAGAACCACATGAATCTTCGGTCAGTCTGTTTACTGCCAGCTTGATGGTGAGTCGCTTTATTATCACGGCCTCGAAGCGGATCGAAGATTCACCTCGTCCCTTCTACAACTACGACACTCAACAATTGGAATTCAAACAGCTCAAAGAGGACTACTTTGGTGGCGTGCAATACTCCGCCTCAAATCATTTCATGTTCGGCGTGCTGTACAATTACTATTTGCTTCGCGAAGTCTCGGGCTCACTCACCGTTTTCTTTTAGAAGATGGTCTCTTCTTTGACTCGAATTTCTTTGAACGATCAATAAAACTAAATTGCGGATCTACTTTTTCCTCTTTGGCACCTTGCAAATAGGGTTTGATCTTATGGTACATGCGCGTATCCGAAGGAGTGACAAAGGTGATCGCCGTTCCCCGACGGCCGGCGCGAGCTGTTCTGCCAATACGATGAAGGAAGTCTTCTGCTTGGAATGGCAAATCAAAATTCACTACGTGCTCGACATGGGGAATATCCAGGCCGCGCGCTAGCAAATCAGTGGCGACCAAAATGCGAATCTCCCCCTCTCGGAATTCACGCACCACGCGATTTCTTTGTCCTTGAGTAAGACCTCCATGAATCAAGTCAGTTGAAAAACCATATTCTTTTAAATAGTTTCCGACTTCTTCACAGCTGTCCTGGCTGCCAGTAAAAACAATCACTCCATTTTTAGTGGCATTGAGTTCATCCAGCAAACGATCAAGCTTCATTTTTCTGTCGAGGAATAGAACCTTTTGAGACAGGCTCGAAACAGGAGCCTCGGCCTTTTCTGAGCGAATCATGAAGGCTTTGGGATGCAGGAACAGTTGCGCGATCGCCTCAACGTTATGGCCGAAGCTTGCCGAGAACATCAAAGTCTGACGTGGGCCGCGCAAAGTGTTCTGGATGCTCTTCAGCTGTGGTGCAAAGCCCATATCCAGCATGCGGTCGGCTTCGTCGATCACGACGATCTCCACACCTTGCAACAACAGTTTGTTGGTTGCCAGATGATCGTTCATTCGTCCCGGGGTCGCGATGATAAGACGTGGATTCTTCTTCAACTGATTGCTTTGCTTTGAACCTGTCGTCCCACCAATGGCCAAACACACTGAAACGGGCATTTCCGCACAAAGTTCCAAGAAGACCTTATAGATCTGTTGGGCCATCTCGCGGCTAGGTGCCAAAACCAAAGCCCGTGACTGGGGTTTTTTATTCAAAGTCGTCAAAAGAGAAAGAGCATAAGCCAGAGTTTTGCCGCTGCCTGTTTGCGCAATGGCGATGACATCCGAGCCTTGAAGGCTGACGGGAAGGGCTTGGCTTTGAATTGCCGTGGGTTTGGTGATCTTCATTTTTTCAAGAGCAGCCATCAAAACGGGAGCGATGGCCAGGTCTTGAAATTTACCGATATGCAAAGTTGAGGTTTGGAACTTCATAGCGAGGGGTTGTAACAGACTCGTTATTTAAGAGCCAGACTTTTCCCGCAATCAGTACAAAAGCTAATACGGCTTTTGCGAAGGTGTTTATGTTTATCTTCATCACAGCGAACCCGTACCGCCGCATTAAGAACCTCCCCACAATTGGGGCAGAACTTAACGGGGGCATTGGTTTTTCCGTGATTCATATTCGGGCAGCGTGTTTGTGTCTTCATATATTAATTTAAATACTGGGTAGAGAGCACATTGGTCGACTCACTGATTTCTTCAGGTGTCGCTTCACGCGCTGAGATCGTTTCAATCTCAAAGATTAAGTCCTGCCCAGCCAAGGGGTGATTTCCATCCAAGCTCACAAAATTAGAGTGAATTTCCAAAACTCGATAGCTTCGCTTAAAGCCTTTTTTGGAAACGATAATGATCGTTTCACCCACTCGCAACAAAGAGCCTTTTGGAAGCTTCGAACGCGGAAATAAAATCACCTTTTGTGGATCATAGAATCCATAAGCTTTTTCAGCAGGAAGATGTAAAAGTCTTTTTTCGCCTTGCTTTAGATTTTGCAGGCCTTCGGCTAAACCACTTAACATCGCGCCACCTCCCTCAATAGAGGTCATGACTTCACGGTTAAAGGTGGTACTGATAATTTTGCCGGTTTTGTCTTTCAGAATACAATTAAAGGAAATAACCTGAGGATTCATAGCCAACTCCTTTTCTGAAATAATATTAACGAACAAAAAAAGCCGACCGTGAGGCCGGCTTTCCCGTAACAACAACAAAGTAAGAAAACTATTCCGGCTTGGCCGGAATCAAAGCTCTAGTAAGAGCTGCGAGAACTGAATCTTCCGCGTGAACCTTCACGTGGAGCCTGCGGTTTTGCTTCTGAAACATTCATTGCACGACCTTCTAGATCAGATCCGTTTAGCTTTTCAAGTGCAGCTAGCGCTTCACCGTCTTGAGACATCTCAACAAAGGCAAAACCTTTGCTGCGACCTGTATCGCGGTCTGTAATAACATTTGCAGAATCCACCGTACCGAAATCAGAGAATACTCCCGCCAGTTGATTAGAATCGACATTGAATGAAAGGTTGCCGACGTATAATTTTTTTCCCATATTTTAGCCTCCAAAGCCTGGGGCCATTCGCAAAAGACAAAAGGAAATCTAATGAACTGTGAGAACGACTTGTTCCTTCAATAGACCACCCTTCCCCCCTAATAGATACACCTAAAGCAGAATTAAAAATTACTAGACTGAAAACGCCCCCAGAACGATCACGGCAGGACTGAAGCGGATAATTAGACGGTCGCGGCTTGAAAGTGACTCGAAAAATGTTGAATAACTTACTATAAATCCCTACTTGGGACATCGAATGCTGGACAGCAGATAGTGAAAATGACAGACTCGCGACTCAAAAAATTGCTATTTCGGAGTACCCCATGTCTGACAATATTCCAGCGCGCCCCCCTAAATCTTTCCGTATTATTTTGGATTTACCAAGATCTGAAAAAAGAATGGATAACGTTCTTTTGAAGGCGCTGAGAGAACAAAATGACAACGCGAAATTGAAAGAGATTTCCCGCGCCGAATTCAAAGAACTTTTCACCAGCGGAAAAATCCTGATTAAAGGGCAAAGAGCCAAGCCTTCTTCAGCCCTAGCGACAGGAACAACTTACGTTGATATTCTTGGTTACTAAGGTATAAAAGACATATGCAGTTTGAGAACAGAATCCCACTTATTTTAGAACTGGGCTTCCGTGAGGAAGCTTTGCCGCAATTAAAGGCCTATATCGACCTTCTTTGGGCTGCCAACGAAGAGTTGAATTTATTCAGTCGTCAGATGAAATTTGAAGAACTGATCGACAATCACCTGATCGATTGCCTGTTGCCTCTAAAAAAATTCCCAGCCGGCGTTAAAGCGGCGGCAGATTTTGGTTCTGGCGGCGGCCTACCCGGCGTTTTGTACGCTATCCAGTTTCCCCACGTGAAGTATCATCTTTATGAAAAAAGCAAAAAGAAGCAGGACTTCTTAAATCGCTGCAAGACCATTGCTCCGAATCTTTTCATTCACGGAGAAATCCCACTGAATCTTCAGGACATTGACGTTGTCACTGCCCGCGCTTTTAAACCCGTAGACGTAATCTTGGATATCAGTCGCCACTACTACAACAAGGGTGGAAAGTACTTCCTTTTAAAGGGTCGTCGCGAAAAGATTGATGAAGAGGTTTTGTTAGCACGCAAGAAGTTCAAAGAACTTGAAGTTACGATTGAGCCACTGACTTCACCCATTCTTGAAGTTGAACGTCATCTTGTTTTAATCTAGACCCAATGAATACAGCACTCTTAGTAATTGATCTTCAAGTGTGTTATCTCGAGCTCAACTTCTCTCCTGAAGAACGGGAGAGAATCGTTCGCGTCACCAACCATAATATCGCCGAAGCTCATCGCCAGGGCTGGACAGTAATCTATATTAAGCATTACTTCGACAGTTTCTTTGCGAAGATGTTCTTCAAAATATTCTTTAAAGGGGCGGGAGTACGTGGAACCGCAAAGTCCGTCTTCGACCCTCGCATCAACATCATTAATCAAAATCTTTTCGAGAAAAATACCGAAGACACTTTCAAGTCGACAAATCTTGATGCCTTCCTAAAAGAGCATCAAATTGACGAACTCTATATCACGGGACTTGATGGCACCGCTTGCGTCAATGCCACTTCGTGGGGAGCTTTGCAAAGAAACTACAAAGTGAACTTGATTGAGGACTCCATCATCAGTGTTTCACCAAAACGATGGAAAAGCTTGCTGTCCAAGTTGCAAAAACAAGAAAACTGCAAACTTTTGCCAACCCTACGCTAGTGCATATCTGGAACTTCAAAGACTTTTGCACGAACTGCGGCGGGTCTTTGCATCAGTCTTTCCATATATTTCTTAATCACCGGATTCGGCTCAACCAAATAATCCCAAGCCCCTGGAATAATTGCTGCCAGCATAATGTCGGCTGCGGAAAATCCACTCTGCAAAATATAGTCATGTTTGCTCAGAACCGGAATTAGAGCCAATTTGAGAATCTCACACTGCTCTTTCACGAATTCATGAGTTGCTTTTTTTTCCTCTTCAGTTCTGACATGTGTAAACATTCGCGCAATCACACATTCCAAACTTCCAACGGACCACACCATCCACTGCAGGTATAAGCCACGTTCTGGGGAATCAATTTTCGGAGCCAATCCGCGATCTTGAAATTTATCTGCCAAATAAAGACAGATAGCCGCTGATTCATGAATGACAACGCCATGATCTCTGATAGTTGGAACACGTCCCATGGGATTGAGATCACGATATTCCGTTGTATTAAGATGACCGTGTTTCTTTTTTAGATAGTGATCCTTATAGGGCACGCCCAGCTCTTCAAGAAGCCAACGAACTCGGTCACTGCGATCTTGATTCGCCATACAGTATAAATCGATGTGTTGCATGAATACTCCTAGTCCTTCACCTTAAGAACAATCTTTCCAGTATGTTGGCTCGACTCCATAAGAGCATGAGCTTCCGCCGCTTTCTCAAGTGGCAATGTCTTAAAGATCACTGGTTTCATTTTACCCTGGTTAAGCAATGGCCAAACATTTTTTTCGAGTGCCTGGGCAATTCTTGTTTTCTCTGAAATAGCACGAGCTCTCAATGTAGATCCAGTTAAGGTCAGGCGCTTCGCCATCATTTTGCGAAGATCCAACTCTACTTTTGCGCCCTGCAGAGTTGCAATTTGCACCAAGCGACCTTGATTTGCCAATGCTTCAACATTGCGTGTGAAATAATCGCCACCAACCATGTCGAGAATAACATCAACACCACCATTTTGCGTAGCCTCTTTTACCACAGAAACAAAATCCTCTTCCTTATACAGTATCACGCGCTCTGCGCCCAATTCTTCGCAAATGGAAACAGATTCTTTTTTCCCGACAGTTGTAAAGACTCGCGCCCCCAACGCACTGGCCATCTGTATCGCTGTGGTTCCGATACCGCCAGCCCCACCATGAATTAAAATGCTTTCGCCATTTTGCAAACGCCCATCTTCAAAGACATTTGTCCAAACGGTAAAAAAAGTTTCAGGCAAAGCAGCAGCATGAACAAAATCGAAATCTTTTGGCAGTGGCAGACATTGACCTTCGGGTGCAACCGCATACTGCGCATATCCGCCGCCAGCAAGTAAAGCACAGACCGAGTCTCCAACTTTCCAACGCTGGACCCCATCGCCACACGCAATAACCTTTCCTGATACTTCTAGACCCAAAATATCGGAGGCACCTGGAGGTGGTGGATAGCTTCCCATTCTTTGGAAGCAATCAGGACGATTGATTCCCGCCGCATAAACTTCCAGCAAAACCTCACCCGCTGCGGGTTTCGGAGTTTCTCTTTCCTGAATTTGCAGAACTTCAGGACCGCCCGGTTTTTCCATGTTGATGCACTTCATTGTAAATCCTCTCCTTGAGACCAAGATCCAGATTATATCTCTAAACATCCCATGCTTTTGACAGAGTAACAAATGTCAATCGAACCTTAATGCATGCTACATATTATCTTTTCACTTTTAGTATCGATGCAAGCCCCAGCGGCTCCGACC is part of the Bdellovibrio svalbardensis genome and harbors:
- a CDS encoding 16S rRNA (guanine(527)-N(7))-methyltransferase RsmG; the encoded protein is MQFENRIPLILELGFREEALPQLKAYIDLLWAANEELNLFSRQMKFEELIDNHLIDCLLPLKKFPAGVKAAADFGSGGGLPGVLYAIQFPHVKYHLYEKSKKKQDFLNRCKTIAPNLFIHGEIPLNLQDIDVVTARAFKPVDVILDISRHYYNKGGKYFLLKGRREKIDEEVLLARKKFKELEVTIEPLTSPILEVERHLVLI
- a CDS encoding FKBP-type peptidyl-prolyl cis-trans isomerase, translated to MNPQVISFNCILKDKTGKIISTTFNREVMTSIEGGGAMLSGLAEGLQNLKQGEKRLLHLPAEKAYGFYDPQKVILFPRSKLPKGSLLRVGETIIIVSKKGFKRSYRVLEIHSNFVSLDGNHPLAGQDLIFEIETISAREATPEEISESTNVLSTQYLN
- a CDS encoding DEAD/DEAH box helicase, producing the protein MKFQTSTLHIGKFQDLAIAPVLMAALEKMKITKPTAIQSQALPVSLQGSDVIAIAQTGSGKTLAYALSLLTTLNKKPQSRALVLAPSREMAQQIYKVFLELCAEMPVSVCLAIGGTTGSKQSNQLKKNPRLIIATPGRMNDHLATNKLLLQGVEIVVIDEADRMLDMGFAPQLKSIQNTLRGPRQTLMFSASFGHNVEAIAQLFLHPKAFMIRSEKAEAPVSSLSQKVLFLDRKMKLDRLLDELNATKNGVIVFTGSQDSCEEVGNYLKEYGFSTDLIHGGLTQGQRNRVVREFREGEIRILVATDLLARGLDIPHVEHVVNFDLPFQAEDFLHRIGRTARAGRRGTAITFVTPSDTRMYHKIKPYLQGAKEEKVDPQFSFIDRSKKFESKKRPSSKRKR
- a CDS encoding glutathione S-transferase family protein translates to MQHIDLYCMANQDRSDRVRWLLEELGVPYKDHYLKKKHGHLNTTEYRDLNPMGRVPTIRDHGVVIHESAAICLYLADKFQDRGLAPKIDSPERGLYLQWMVWSVGSLECVIARMFTHVRTEEEKKATHEFVKEQCEILKLALIPVLSKHDYILQSGFSAADIMLAAIIPGAWDYLVEPNPVIKKYMERLMQRPAAVRAKVFEVPDMH
- a CDS encoding NAD(P)H-quinone oxidoreductase, which translates into the protein MKCINMEKPGGPEVLQIQERETPKPAAGEVLLEVYAAGINRPDCFQRMGSYPPPPGASDILGLEVSGKVIACGDGVQRWKVGDSVCALLAGGGYAQYAVAPEGQCLPLPKDFDFVHAAALPETFFTVWTNVFEDGRLQNGESILIHGGAGGIGTTAIQMASALGARVFTTVGKKESVSICEELGAERVILYKEEDFVSVVKEATQNGGVDVILDMVGGDYFTRNVEALANQGRLVQIATLQGAKVELDLRKMMAKRLTLTGSTLRARAISEKTRIAQALEKNVWPLLNQGKMKPVIFKTLPLEKAAEAHALMESSQHTGKIVLKVKD
- a CDS encoding cysteine hydrolase family protein: MNTALLVIDLQVCYLELNFSPEERERIVRVTNHNIAEAHRQGWTVIYIKHYFDSFFAKMFFKIFFKGAGVRGTAKSVFDPRINIINQNLFEKNTEDTFKSTNLDAFLKEHQIDELYITGLDGTACVNATSWGALQRNYKVNLIEDSIISVSPKRWKSLLSKLQKQENCKLLPTLR
- a CDS encoding RNA recognition motif domain-containing protein gives rise to the protein MGKKLYVGNLSFNVDSNQLAGVFSDFGTVDSANVITDRDTGRSKGFAFVEMSQDGEALAALEKLNGSDLEGRAMNVSEAKPQAPREGSRGRFSSRSSY
- a CDS encoding DEAD/DEAH box helicase — its product is MLMTVTTTYQLRPYQQEAVNATLKHFREEKTPAVIVLPTGAGKSLVIAELARLAKGRVLVLAHVRELVEQNHAKYMSFGLEAGIYSAGLNRKDANQKVIFGSIQSIARASEDFFESFSLLVIDECHRVSVEGDTQYFQVISKLQKANPELCILGLTATPYRLGLGWIYQFNSHKKMLQTSAERFFKKCIFELSIRYMIKNKFLTPPIKIDSPVACYDFSSLKLNGTSFVTAQVEALLKDQKRITPLIIKNIIEMSEERKGVMIFTSSVNHAIEIMKCLPPYVSALVVGETADEERDEIIEAFKQQKLKYLVNVSVLTTGFDAPHVDVIAILRPTESVSLYQQIIGRGLRLSPGKSDCLILDYTGQGHDLFSPEIGQNKPSSESVMVEVSCPSCGVVNNFWGLVDHDGALVEHFGRKCKGAFEDPVTREVEECGFRFRFKKCDKCGEENDIAARSCGACQNLLVDNDKKLKEAMSLKDAHVMRVESMSFESSYDKKGNARLEVKYYDVDAQALTEYFYLNTTEDCHAFYFNFIRMHNRLPEKKIFVRNVEDVLKNVSLFRKPMFVVARKQKYFWAIREKIFND